One region of Drosophila teissieri strain GT53w chromosome 2L, Prin_Dtei_1.1, whole genome shotgun sequence genomic DNA includes:
- the LOC122616339 gene encoding probable ATP-dependent RNA helicase DHX35 isoform X1 — MATFKPKFLKPETDDAITDSSAGEQQSSAFVFNANHNLGLVDQRERLPIRQYRDQILYCLEKHQVVILVGETGSGKSTQVPQYLYEWGWHTKGLIGITEPRRVSTVTLANRVAQERGELVGDTVGYVVRFLEKMTAETKIKFMTEGILLRELLADPLLTQYGVIIVDEAHERNMLTDMVLGLLKKILRKRSTLKLIISSATIDAGFFSEFFSWPGSGEVSVKLSIEGRMHPVNNFYLNEPCADYVKETVETVWKLHQKEPPGDILAFLTGQEEVLEALDLLREYIASSEKENLKVLPMYGSMSSTDQLAVFFTPPKGTRKVVLATNIAETSITIPGIVYVIDCGYVKVKWYNPKTCSDSLVIVPVSKASAIQRAGRAGRMRPGKVYRLYTKSDYDALAPRQPPEMRRSEMSGAVLQLKALGIGNILRFDFPSPPPAQNLLSALEGLFALDAIDEQGNLTQPVGYLLAELPFSAMLSKMLYVSGQMGCSEEIITIIALLQVQSIFSRPASAVAQQSGRIAHRHFEVAEGDFITMLNVYTGFVEEGMTKEFCGQYYLIYRNLKRAHELREQLITLARKKYGIPIFSCKGDVETLCKCITAGFFTQVAYLHHSGVYRQISSGTELAIHPNSTLYTLPQAQYVVYGELLQTTKLFMNYVTVIKREWLTELAPHYYQQTTVRD, encoded by the exons ATGGCAACTTTCAAGCCAAAATTCTTGAAACCGGAGACCGACGATGCAATCACGGATAGTTCAGCTGGTGAACAACAGTCCTCCGCCTTTGTATTCAATGCCAATCACAATCTGGGACTTGTGGATCAG AGGGAGCGTTTGCCCATACGCCAGTACCGGGATCAAATACTTTACTGCTTGGAAAAGCATCAAGTGGTCATCCTGGTGGGTGAAACAGGCAG TGGCAAGAGCACCCAGGTGCCGCAGTATTTATATGAGTGGGGCTGGCACACCAAGGGACTCATAGGCATCACCGAACCACGTCGTGTCTCCACC GTTACCTTGGCAAATCGCGTGGCCCAGGAACGGGGCGAACTGGTAGGTGACACGGTGGGCTATGTAGTGCGCTTCCTGGAAAAGATGACTGCGGAGACCAAAATCAAGTTCATGACCGAGGGCATCTTGCTGCGCGAACTCCTAGCCGATCCGCTGCTCACCCAGTATGGTGTCATCATCGTGGACGAGGCGCACGAGCGGAATATGCTCACGGACATGGTTCTGGGACTGCTCAAGAAGATCCTTCGAAAGCGCAGCACACTCAAGCTCATCATTTCATCGGCCACCATAGATGCGGGCTTTTTCAGCGAGTTCTTCAGCTGGCCAGGATCGGGCGAAGTGAGCGTTAAGCTAAGCATCGAAGGTCGCATGCATCCAGTAAATAATTTCTATCTCAACGAACCCTGCGCCGATTATGTCAAGGAAACGGTGGAGACCGTCTGGAAACTCCATCAAAAAGAGCCACCCGGCGACATTTTGGCCTTCCTAACCGGTCAGGAGGAAGTCCTGGAGGCGCTGGACCTCCTGCGCGAATACATCGCCAGCTCAGAGAAGGAGAATCTCAAGGTGCTGCCCATGTATGGCAGTATGTCGAGCACCGATCAGTTGGCGGTGTTCTTTACCCCGCCAAAAGGAACTCGAAAAGTGGTGCTGGCCACGAATATAGCAGAAACCTCCATCACCATACCAGGCATCGTTTATGTGATAGACTGTGGCTACGTCAAAGTGAAGTGGTACAATCCCAAGACCTGCAGCGACAGTTTGGTGATAGTGCCCGTTAGCAAGGCGTCGGCAATCCAGAGAGCTGGACGAGCAGGTCGCATGCGTCCCGGCAAGGTCTATCGTTTGTACACTAAATCAGACTATGATGCACTAGCTCCTCGACAGCCACCCGAAATGCGACGCAGCGAGATGAGCGGCGCTGTCCTGCAATTAAAAGCGCTGGGCATCGGGAACATACTGCGCTTTGATTTCCCATCGCCACCACCGGCCCAGAATCTACTTTCCGCATTGGAGGGTCTATTTGCCTTGGACGCCATCGATGAGCAGGGCAATCTGACACAGCCCGTGGGCTATCTGCTTGCCGAACTGCCCTTCAGCGCTATGCTCTCCAAAATGCTATACGTTTCAGGTCAGATGGGCTGTTCGGAGGAGATCATAACCATCATTGCGTTGCTGCAGGTGCAATCCATATTCTCGCGCCCAGCCTCTGCGGTTGCCCAGCAAAGTGGACGCATTGCACATCGGCACTTTGAAGTCGCGGAAGGGGATTTCATTACGATGTTGAACGTTTACACTGGCTTCGTGGAGGAGGGCATGACCAAGGAGTTCTGTGGCCAATACTACCTCATCTATAGGAATCTTAAGAGGGCCCACGAGCTGAGGGAGCAGCTCATCACATTGGCCAGAAAGAAGTACGGCATTCCAATCTTCTCGTGCAAGGGCGATGTGGAAACGTTGTGCAAGTGCATCACCGCCGGCTTCTTCACACAGGTGGCCTACCTGCATCACTCCGGAGTTTATCGACAAATCAGCAGCGGCACCGAACTGGCGATTCATCCGAACTCAACACTCTACACACTTCCTCAAGCTCAGTATGTGGTTTACGGGGAACTGCTTCAAACCACGAAATTGTTCATGAACTACGTGACCGTAATCAAGAGAGAATGGCTGACGGAACTGGCTCCGCACTACTACCAACAGACCACAGTGCGGGATTAG
- the LOC122616339 gene encoding probable ATP-dependent RNA helicase DHX35 isoform X2, which produces MATFKPKFLKPETDDAITDSSAGEQQSSAFVFNANHNLGLVDQRERLPIRQYRDQILYCLEKHQVVILVGETGSGKSTQVPQYLYEWGWHTKGLIGITEPRRVSTVTLANRVAQERGELVGDTVGYVVRFLEKMTAETKIKFMTEGILLRELLADPLLTQYGVIIVDEAHERNMLTDMVLGLLKKILRKRSTLKLIISSATIDAGFFSEFFSWPGSGEVSVKLSIEGRMHPVNNFYLNEPCADYVKETVETVWKLHQKEPPGDILAFLTGQEEVLEALDLLREYIASSEKENLKVLPMYGSMSSTDQLAVFFTPPKGTRKVVLATNIAETSITIPGIVYVIDCGYVKVKWYNPKTCSDSLVIVPVSKASAIQRAGRAAPRQPPEMRRSEMSGAVLQLKALGIGNILRFDFPSPPPAQNLLSALEGLFALDAIDEQGNLTQPVGYLLAELPFSAMLSKMLYVSGQMGCSEEIITIIALLQVQSIFSRPASAVAQQSGRIAHRHFEVAEGDFITMLNVYTGFVEEGMTKEFCGQYYLIYRNLKRAHELREQLITLARKKYGIPIFSCKGDVETLCKCITAGFFTQVAYLHHSGVYRQISSGTELAIHPNSTLYTLPQAQYVVYGELLQTTKLFMNYVTVIKREWLTELAPHYYQQTTVRD; this is translated from the exons ATGGCAACTTTCAAGCCAAAATTCTTGAAACCGGAGACCGACGATGCAATCACGGATAGTTCAGCTGGTGAACAACAGTCCTCCGCCTTTGTATTCAATGCCAATCACAATCTGGGACTTGTGGATCAG AGGGAGCGTTTGCCCATACGCCAGTACCGGGATCAAATACTTTACTGCTTGGAAAAGCATCAAGTGGTCATCCTGGTGGGTGAAACAGGCAG TGGCAAGAGCACCCAGGTGCCGCAGTATTTATATGAGTGGGGCTGGCACACCAAGGGACTCATAGGCATCACCGAACCACGTCGTGTCTCCACC GTTACCTTGGCAAATCGCGTGGCCCAGGAACGGGGCGAACTGGTAGGTGACACGGTGGGCTATGTAGTGCGCTTCCTGGAAAAGATGACTGCGGAGACCAAAATCAAGTTCATGACCGAGGGCATCTTGCTGCGCGAACTCCTAGCCGATCCGCTGCTCACCCAGTATGGTGTCATCATCGTGGACGAGGCGCACGAGCGGAATATGCTCACGGACATGGTTCTGGGACTGCTCAAGAAGATCCTTCGAAAGCGCAGCACACTCAAGCTCATCATTTCATCGGCCACCATAGATGCGGGCTTTTTCAGCGAGTTCTTCAGCTGGCCAGGATCGGGCGAAGTGAGCGTTAAGCTAAGCATCGAAGGTCGCATGCATCCAGTAAATAATTTCTATCTCAACGAACCCTGCGCCGATTATGTCAAGGAAACGGTGGAGACCGTCTGGAAACTCCATCAAAAAGAGCCACCCGGCGACATTTTGGCCTTCCTAACCGGTCAGGAGGAAGTCCTGGAGGCGCTGGACCTCCTGCGCGAATACATCGCCAGCTCAGAGAAGGAGAATCTCAAGGTGCTGCCCATGTATGGCAGTATGTCGAGCACCGATCAGTTGGCGGTGTTCTTTACCCCGCCAAAAGGAACTCGAAAAGTGGTGCTGGCCACGAATATAGCAGAAACCTCCATCACCATACCAGGCATCGTTTATGTGATAGACTGTGGCTACGTCAAAGTGAAGTGGTACAATCCCAAGACCTGCAGCGACAGTTTGGTGATAGTGCCCGTTAGCAAGGCGTCGGCAATCCAGAGAGCTGGACGAGCAG CTCCTCGACAGCCACCCGAAATGCGACGCAGCGAGATGAGCGGCGCTGTCCTGCAATTAAAAGCGCTGGGCATCGGGAACATACTGCGCTTTGATTTCCCATCGCCACCACCGGCCCAGAATCTACTTTCCGCATTGGAGGGTCTATTTGCCTTGGACGCCATCGATGAGCAGGGCAATCTGACACAGCCCGTGGGCTATCTGCTTGCCGAACTGCCCTTCAGCGCTATGCTCTCCAAAATGCTATACGTTTCAGGTCAGATGGGCTGTTCGGAGGAGATCATAACCATCATTGCGTTGCTGCAGGTGCAATCCATATTCTCGCGCCCAGCCTCTGCGGTTGCCCAGCAAAGTGGACGCATTGCACATCGGCACTTTGAAGTCGCGGAAGGGGATTTCATTACGATGTTGAACGTTTACACTGGCTTCGTGGAGGAGGGCATGACCAAGGAGTTCTGTGGCCAATACTACCTCATCTATAGGAATCTTAAGAGGGCCCACGAGCTGAGGGAGCAGCTCATCACATTGGCCAGAAAGAAGTACGGCATTCCAATCTTCTCGTGCAAGGGCGATGTGGAAACGTTGTGCAAGTGCATCACCGCCGGCTTCTTCACACAGGTGGCCTACCTGCATCACTCCGGAGTTTATCGACAAATCAGCAGCGGCACCGAACTGGCGATTCATCCGAACTCAACACTCTACACACTTCCTCAAGCTCAGTATGTGGTTTACGGGGAACTGCTTCAAACCACGAAATTGTTCATGAACTACGTGACCGTAATCAAGAGAGAATGGCTGACGGAACTGGCTCCGCACTACTACCAACAGACCACAGTGCGGGATTAG